Part of the Tolypothrix sp. PCC 7910 genome, CATTACACTTAAAGCGATCGCGATCGCACACACACCTACATGAATCCGAAAATTACGTTGAGTTTGAAAACTATAGCTGATTCCAGCCCAAGCATATTTAAAACTAATAAATAAATTAGTAGCTACTAGCCAAGATTGCCGCCGTTCTGGAGCCGCAAGTGTTGGTAGGCGGTTAGAATTTGAGGGAACCGAAAGTTTTTGGGACATAGGCTGAAGCATCCTCACATCAAGTTAGTAAAGTTGGATCTTGGCCGATTTTAATGGCGTAATTTGGTTTTCGCCAATTTTATTTAGAAGTTTTTGGGAACAGAGATAAATAATAGTAGTTACTCAATGTCAATAGCAATACCTATTTGCCTCAGCAATATTACCTGCTGTTTTAACATTCTGACCAAACTCTCTTCATCAGGATGATCCCAGCCTAATAAATGCAGTAAGCCGTGAGCAACTAACCAAGCTAATTCGGTCTGCAAACTATGATCCTGTTGTTGAGATTGGCGTTTTGCTGTGTCTACGGACACTACAATATCACCTAGATATAAAGGCATAGAGGCAAACATTTCCTCATTTTGGGGAATGTCTACCTCTAAGGCTGCAAACGATAAAACGTCTGTTGGTTTATCTTGTTGACGATACTGGGCATTTAGGGTCTGAATTTCCGCATCATCTGTCAATCGCAGACTGATTTCGTACCCTGATGCAGGCGGTAAATCTGATTGCAGTATTTCTAACCAACAAGCAAACCAGTTTTCCCATGTTTCACCAGCTATCCAATTGTCAGCCCCAAAATTGGCAATTTTTTCTGGGGATGATTCGTAAAAATAATCTTGTACATCTAGTTCAACTTGCACTAGCTACAAATTCTCCAACTAACTCAGGGTTTTGGTTGATTTTTAGCGAGTCAAGTAAGCAAGACCTACAAAGACAGCTAATAGCCCTATAGTGGTCAAGAAAAAATGTTTGAGAGAAGTACCGCCTTTCCGCACCATGTTTCGCATGGCGAGTTTGACGTAGCTAGGTTGAGTTTCCTTTGAAGGAGAGTTGCTCATGATGATTTAATCACAAACTCTTTTATATATAAATGTAACAGTTTACCGGATACAAAAATGGGATTTATTATTGGGCATTGGGCATTGGGCATTGGGCATTGGGCATTGGGCATTGGGCATTGGGCATGGGTAATGGTAATGGGTAATGGGTAATGGTAATTACCATTGTCCCCTTTTCCTCCTCATCCCCCTCATCTACCTCATCTTTCTTATCCCCAGTCCCCAGTCCCCAGTCCCCAGTCCCCAATCCCTAATCCCCAGTCCCTAACACTGACCGATAACGACCAAGGGCAATTAAGGGAAAGTATTGTTGATAGAGGTGGTATTTGAGGTAAAAGTGGCAGGGGAAGCCTGTACCTGTGAAATATGACTCGTACCATGTACCATCTGGTTTTTGGCTAGTTAACAGGTAGTTAATCCCTTGCTCAATGGCGTTATAAGCAAATTTACCAGTGGCTTCGCCTGCAGCGATGAGTCCAATTAAAGCCCAGGCTGTTTGGGATGCGGTACTGGTTCCTTGTCCTTTGAGGCTGGGGTCGTTATAGGTTCGGCAGGTTTCACCCCAGCCTCCATCAGGGTTTTGACAGCCTACTAACCAAGCTGCGCCTCGTTCGATGCTTTGTTGCTGAGTTTTTGGTGCAACTAAAGCTAGGGCTGAGAGAACGCCACTTGTACCGTATATGTAATTTACTCCCCAACGACCAAACCAACAGCCTTCTTGTTCCTGTTCTTCCAGAAGATAGGCGATCGCTCTGTCAAAATTGTGCTGATTTATTGATAAGTTAGAAGCACCGAGCATTTCTAATACCCTAGCTGTGACATCAGCTGTGTTGGGGTCAATCATGGCTTTAAGGTCGCCATAGGGTATGGAGTTGAGCCAATCTTGATCGTTGTCGATGTCAAAAGCCGCCCAACCGCCTGGCTTACACTGCATAGAAGCAATCCAATTTAAAGCACGGGCGATCGCAGCTTGTTTTAATTTTTCGTTGGGGAGTTTTGCTTGGTGTAGCGCCATGACTACAACAGCAGAATCATCGACATCTGGGTAAAAGCGATTGTCAAATTCAAACGCCCAAGCGCCTGGTTTTCCTTGACGGTTTTTAACAGTCCAATCCCCGTAGTCAAGAATTTGCTTCTCGATTAACCATTCTCCCGCTTTGACAATAGCGGAATCATTGGGGGCGTAACCAGAATCTATTAAAGCTCTAATTGCCCAGGCTGTATCCCAAACCGGGGAAACACAAGGCTGAACGCAGTAGCTATCTGCAGTTTCAATAGCAAAGTTATCAACTGCTTTCAGTCCCCGTTCAACAATGGGGTCGGCTGGGTCGTAATCTAAACAGCGTAAAGCTAACAGTGAATTCAGCATGGCGGGAATAATTCCACCCCAATCACCTGTAGCTTCTTGGCGTTCTAAAACCCATTTTTCGGCGGCTTTGATGCCTTCTTTGCGGAAAGGAACCAAATTCAAGCTTTCTGCGAATTTGAATCCTTGATCCAGGGTGATAAATATATCAGTCCAATCACCACTTCTAGGTAATTCCCACTGAACGCGATCGCGTCCTTCTACATAGAGTTCATCGACGCTGATTGCTGGGTCAATTTGAAAAATCGGTTTGCGATCGCAGACAATCAACAACGGTACAGTACTGGATCTCGCCCAACTCGACATTTCGTAGATATTGACGGGGAAGCTATTGGGCAAAAGCATAATCCAGGGCGGTAGGGAAGGAATACCGCGCCAGTCGTAACAGCCAATTAGGGCTAGGTGTAGTTTAGTAAAGATTCGAGTTTTACTGATGCCACCCCGTTGCAGAATAAAAGCTTTAGCCTTGAGCATAGCGGGGTCGGTAGCTGAGACACCCAGAAGTTTCAAAGCCATGTAGGCTTCCACTGTTGTACTCAGTTCTCCCCCATCCCCAAAATAAAGTTCCCAACCGCCATGTTCTCGTTGTTGAGAACGGAGGTAATTTTCTACTTTGTGCAAGGGTCTGGTGCTATCTGTTCCCCAAATTTTATGCAGCAGAACAGCTTCAGCAGTAATTGTGACATTAGATTCTAACTCTGCCCACCAATACCCTGCCGGATTTTGAATTGACAGCAGATATTGTTGGCTTTTAGCGATCGCCTCTGCAACTTGATTGGTCGTTGCTCTCTCTTGAGTTTGCATCAAATACTCTTGAACCTCTACACCACAACAAAGTTAATATCGCAATCCGGTGAGAAATATTCTCCCACAATCCCAAGACATACAGCAGTGGGCATGGGGCATTGGGCATTGGGCATTGGACAATAGTTATTTATCTCCCTCATCTCCCTCTGCTCCTTTCCCCCTGCTCCCTGCTCCCCTGCTTCTCCCAGTACGGGTTTTCGCCACATACTTCATGTACCTGAAATATGCTGTAGTATTCTGTCTGAGACATTGAGAAGGGGCAACAGGTCATGGCGGCATTTGTATTATTGCTAACAGGTTTATCTTTATTGATTTGGATAGGATTACTGAGCTTTCGTGGACAGTTTTGGCGTTGCGACCAGCAATTAGAAGCAAAAGAAATCCCTTTGCCATCTTTACCGAGAATTTGTACAGTTATACCTGCTCGTAACGAAGCAGATTTACTGCCTATGACTTTGCGATCGCTGCTACTTCAAGACTACCCAGGTGATTTTAACGTTTTTTTGGTAGATGATCGCAGCACAGATGGCACAGCTGACTTTGCCCAAGGGGTTGCTTATGCCTTAAATAAAGCCGATAAATTTCATATTATTGCTGGCAAATCCCTGGCTCCCGGTTGGAGTGGTAAACTTTGGGCAGTCGAACAAGGGATTCAAATTGCGACTGAGTTTGCACCAGACTATTTTTTGCTCACAGATGCAGATATTGAGCATGACTCAGCAAGTCTCCGCCGATTAGTAGCGAAAGCGGAACAGGAAGATTTAGATTTAGTTTCGGTGATGGTGCGCCTCAGGTGTGAAAGCTTTTGGGAGCAGATTTTAATCCCGGCTTTTGTGTTTTTCTTTCAAAAACTTTATCCTTTTCGCTGGGTGAATAACCCTAAAAATTCCACAGCTGCGGCGGCTGGAGGGTCGATTTTGATTCGCAAAACAGCTTTAGAGAAGATTGGCGGAATTGCCACAATTCGTCAAGCTTTAATTGACGATTGCGCTTTAGCAAAAGCTGTTAAGGGGAATCAGCAATGGAGACAAGGACGGATTTGGTTAGGATTAAGTGCTTTAACTCAGAGTTTGCGTCCCTATCCTGATTTGGATACAGTGTGGCAGATGGTGGCGCGTACTGCTTACACACAACTCAATTATTCCCCCCTGTTGTTAACTGGAACAGTTCTGGCTATGACCTTAATTTATTTAATTCCACCTTTAGCAACCATCTTAGGAGCAGTAACGCTGAATTGGTCAATCGCATTTCTTGGTTTAGCAGCCTGGTTCTTGATGAGTTTCGCTTACTACCCAACGATCCGCTTTTATAAATGTCCAGCTTGGTTAGCCTGTTGTTTACCTGCGATCGCTTTTCTCTATACTCTGATGACTATAGATTCTGCTATCCGTCACTGGCAAGGGCGCGGAGGTGCTTGGAAAGGACGCGTTTACCCTAGTTGACCAGAAGAAGCAAGGGGGCAGGGAGAACGGGAGAAACGAGGATTATTTGGTATTGATGGAGACCTCTGCCCGATTGCAATTTGGTTCCAAACCCCGAATTTATTCGTGGAAGATGCCAAGCTAAGTCATGTATAAATGTCAAGTAAAAATTTCCGGACTGCTACACATTTAATTTGTAGCTAGATGTGTCAAGAAAAAAGAATTTGATTGACCAAATAACTTAATGATTACTAAGTAAGTGCATAAAACTAAATAACCAGACGTAGAAATTAATAGGCATAAAAACCTAAATGAAAAACTAAAAGTTGCAATTCTAAATTATCAGGAGAATTATTATGACATCCTTTACACAAATTTTGTTACATCGTGACCTACTCTACCCAATTCGCCAATGGTTAGAAAGCATAGAAATTCATAATCGTGAACTAGCTCATTTCTTGTGCAAAGCCATTCCTAGCCAATGTCCTTTTGAAAGAGATATTAAACTATTTGGTCGCAAACTATTTCACATCCCACCAATGTGTAAGTTAAATCCTCTTTATGAGCAAGTCGTGACATTACGATTTAAAGCTTTGTGTTACCTTGCTGATGAATGTAAAGAAGATGTAGCTGCTTACTGCTAAGTATTGATTTTCTGGTAATCAAGCAGTCATAGCTAACCGCAGATTTACGGTTGTTACGTAATCAGAACTATACTAAGCTGACGTAGTACTGATTAGATGGCTAACTATTTAGTAGTTAATACCTATTAAAATTTTTCCAATCTGTATCTCTGCTAACTATATCCTGCTGTAATTATTAACATCCTCTATGAGGCACATCTTACTGGTCGAAGATGAAGTCAAACTAGCTCAATTTATCGAATTAGAACTAAATTATGAAGGCTATCAAGTGAGTATTGCTTACGATGGCTTAACTGCAATTACCGCATTACAAAAGTTGCATCTAGATTTAGTAATTTTAGACTTAATTTTACCAGGTGTATCGGGATGGGAAATTTGCCGTCGGTTGCGAAGTACTGATGAGCAAGTACCGATAATTGTATTAACGCCCAAAGAAGAAGCAAGCGATCGCATAGAAGTTTTAGATGCTGGCGCAAATGATTATGTAGTTAAGCCATTTAGCCGCGAAGAATTATTATTTAAAGTTAATACACAACTGTGCAAAATCAAGAAGCCAGAAGTCACAGAAATTTTAAAATTTGAAGACATTAGTTTAAATCGCCGCACGCGGGAAGTTTATCGCGGTCAACGTTTGCTTGATTTAACAGATCCAGAATTTAATTTACTAGAGTATTTACTTGTCCACCCCCGGCAGATTATTACACGCGATCGCATTATTGAAGATGTTTGGGGCAAATATTTTAGCGGTGATGCTAATATCATTGAACTTTATATTCGCTATTTACGCCTGAAGCTAGAAGCCAATAACGAAAAGCGGGTTCTACAAACTGTGCATGGTATTGGCTACGTATTACATGATTAAAATCCAACTAACCCTGAAACCCTAAACCCCCATAAAATAAAGGAGTTTAGGGTTTCTCGTTTTCTCACCTAAAACTCATGCAATTCTGAGTCACTTGTATTACGATGCAGAAAGTTGACTCTACAGAACAGCCTACAATATTGAGTTCGCAATGACCTATTTAGAAACAGCGGCGCAATTCTACCGCGAAGTTGCAGAAACACCACAAGTCGGACTTTGCTGTGTTCAAAGTACACCCTTGCAACTACCAGGACTGAAAATTCCCTTACAAATGCAGGAAATGAACTATGGTTGTGGTACTACCGTTCATCCTACGGAACTAGCTAATCAACCCACCGTGCTGTATGTTGGCGTTGGTGGCGGCTTAGAAGCTTTACAATTCGCTTATTTTTCTCGTCGTGTGGGTGCAGTAATTGCAGTTGAACCCGTTGCAGCTATGCGAGAAGCCGCTACACGCAATTTAGAAATTGCTGCTCAAGAAAATCCTTGGTTTGATACCAGCTTTGTAGAAATCCGCGAAGGTGATGCCTTTAACTTACCAGTTGCCGATGCTGCTGTAGATGTAGTAGCACAAAACTGTCTATTCAATATCTTTGAACCAGAAGATTTAACCCGGGCGTTAAAAGAAGCCTTTCGCGTTTTAAAATCAGGCGGACGCTTGCAAATGAGCGATCCCATTGCTACTCGTCCCATCCCCGCACATTTACAACAAGATGAACGACTACGCGCCATGTGCTTATCAGGCGCACTCACATATCAAGAGTATACTCAACTAATTATTAATGCTGGCTTTGGTCAAGTAGAAATTCGTGCCCGTCGTCCTTATCGCCTCTTAGATTCACTAACCTATAACTTAGAAGAAAATTTACTTTTAGAAAGTCTCGATTCTGTATCTTTTAAAGTTACCATTCCCGAAGATGGAGCCTGTATTTTTACAGGCAAAACCGCAATTTATGCTGGTGCGGAACCATTTTTTGATGACTCCGCCG contains:
- the ybeY gene encoding rRNA maturation RNase YbeY is translated as MQVELDVQDYFYESSPEKIANFGADNWIAGETWENWFACWLEILQSDLPPASGYEISLRLTDDAEIQTLNAQYRQQDKPTDVLSFAALEVDIPQNEEMFASMPLYLGDIVVSVDTAKRQSQQQDHSLQTELAWLVAHGLLHLLGWDHPDEESLVRMLKQQVILLRQIGIAIDIE
- a CDS encoding DUF3285 domain-containing protein, producing MSNSPSKETQPSYVKLAMRNMVRKGGTSLKHFFLTTIGLLAVFVGLAYLTR
- a CDS encoding histidine kinase, with the protein product MGTGDWGLGTGDKKDEVDEGDEEEKGTMVITITHYPLPLPMPNAQCPMPNAQCPMPNAQ
- the shc gene encoding squalene--hopene cyclase encodes the protein MQTQERATTNQVAEAIAKSQQYLLSIQNPAGYWWAELESNVTITAEAVLLHKIWGTDSTRPLHKVENYLRSQQREHGGWELYFGDGGELSTTVEAYMALKLLGVSATDPAMLKAKAFILQRGGISKTRIFTKLHLALIGCYDWRGIPSLPPWIMLLPNSFPVNIYEMSSWARSSTVPLLIVCDRKPIFQIDPAISVDELYVEGRDRVQWELPRSGDWTDIFITLDQGFKFAESLNLVPFRKEGIKAAEKWVLERQEATGDWGGIIPAMLNSLLALRCLDYDPADPIVERGLKAVDNFAIETADSYCVQPCVSPVWDTAWAIRALIDSGYAPNDSAIVKAGEWLIEKQILDYGDWTVKNRQGKPGAWAFEFDNRFYPDVDDSAVVVMALHQAKLPNEKLKQAAIARALNWIASMQCKPGGWAAFDIDNDQDWLNSIPYGDLKAMIDPNTADVTARVLEMLGASNLSINQHNFDRAIAYLLEEQEQEGCWFGRWGVNYIYGTSGVLSALALVAPKTQQQSIERGAAWLVGCQNPDGGWGETCRTYNDPSLKGQGTSTASQTAWALIGLIAAGEATGKFAYNAIEQGINYLLTSQKPDGTWYESYFTGTGFPCHFYLKYHLYQQYFPLIALGRYRSVLGTGD
- a CDS encoding glycosyltransferase, with product MAAFVLLLTGLSLLIWIGLLSFRGQFWRCDQQLEAKEIPLPSLPRICTVIPARNEADLLPMTLRSLLLQDYPGDFNVFLVDDRSTDGTADFAQGVAYALNKADKFHIIAGKSLAPGWSGKLWAVEQGIQIATEFAPDYFLLTDADIEHDSASLRRLVAKAEQEDLDLVSVMVRLRCESFWEQILIPAFVFFFQKLYPFRWVNNPKNSTAAAAGGSILIRKTALEKIGGIATIRQALIDDCALAKAVKGNQQWRQGRIWLGLSALTQSLRPYPDLDTVWQMVARTAYTQLNYSPLLLTGTVLAMTLIYLIPPLATILGAVTLNWSIAFLGLAAWFLMSFAYYPTIRFYKCPAWLACCLPAIAFLYTLMTIDSAIRHWQGRGGAWKGRVYPS
- a CDS encoding Mo-dependent nitrogenase C-terminal domain-containing protein — encoded protein: MTSFTQILLHRDLLYPIRQWLESIEIHNRELAHFLCKAIPSQCPFERDIKLFGRKLFHIPPMCKLNPLYEQVVTLRFKALCYLADECKEDVAAYC
- a CDS encoding response regulator transcription factor encodes the protein MRHILLVEDEVKLAQFIELELNYEGYQVSIAYDGLTAITALQKLHLDLVILDLILPGVSGWEICRRLRSTDEQVPIIVLTPKEEASDRIEVLDAGANDYVVKPFSREELLFKVNTQLCKIKKPEVTEILKFEDISLNRRTREVYRGQRLLDLTDPEFNLLEYLLVHPRQIITRDRIIEDVWGKYFSGDANIIELYIRYLRLKLEANNEKRVLQTVHGIGYVLHD
- the arsM gene encoding arsenosugar biosynthesis arsenite methyltransferase ArsM; the protein is MTYLETAAQFYREVAETPQVGLCCVQSTPLQLPGLKIPLQMQEMNYGCGTTVHPTELANQPTVLYVGVGGGLEALQFAYFSRRVGAVIAVEPVAAMREAATRNLEIAAQENPWFDTSFVEIREGDAFNLPVADAAVDVVAQNCLFNIFEPEDLTRALKEAFRVLKSGGRLQMSDPIATRPIPAHLQQDERLRAMCLSGALTYQEYTQLIINAGFGQVEIRARRPYRLLDSLTYNLEENLLLESLDSVSFKVTIPEDGACIFTGKTAIYAGAEPFFDDSAGHLLQRGIPAAVCDKTAAKLAALKPTEIIVTDSTWHYDGGGCC